Within the Candidatus Deferrimicrobiaceae bacterium genome, the region TGGATGTGCACGAGGTTTCTTGCAAACCCGACAGCGAAAAATTACACTTTACCTGCTCCGGGAAGCGATGAACGTACAGGGAAAGGAAATCCGGCAGGTTGAGAATCAAGGTGCTCGGCGCATCCGGATCCGAAGTCCCGGGCCACAACTGCCCGGCATTCCTCGTCGACAGGACGTTTCTCCTCGACGCGGGAACGATCGGTCTCTCCCTGAACATCCGGGAAGAAGACAGCTTGCGGCAGATTCTCCTCACCCATGCCCATTTCGACCACATCAAGGGGATCCCGTTCCTGCTCGACAACCTGGTCATCCGGAACACGGGGAACACCATCACGGTGATGAGCGGGAAGGAGGTCATCGACGACCTGCAGAAAAACATTTTCAACGACAGGATCTGGCCGGATTTCACCAGAATTCCGTCTTCCGAACGACCCGTTCTAAAATACCGGCCCTTGAGCCCCTCGCACCCGGTGGACCTGAACGGGTACAAAGTGTTCCTGCAAAAGGTCCACCACACCGTGCCCGCCTACGGGTACGTCATCGAGAAGGGGGACGGAAAGGCGTTTGCCTATACGGGGGATACGGGGCCCACCGATCTCTTCTGGCGGGAGATGTCGGACCACGACGTGCAGTGCCTCATCGTGGAGGTTTCGTTTCCCAACCGGCTGGAGGAACTTTCCCTGAAATCGGGGCACCTCACGGCGGCCCTGCTGGAAAAAGAGATCGCGAAGATGTCCCCCTGCCCGCCACGGATTTTCGTGATGCACGTGAAGCCGCAGTATCTGGGGGAAATCGAGAAGGAGGTCCACGCGCTGCGGCACAACAGCGTGGAACTGATGAAAGAGGGAGAGATTATAACGATTTAGGGGTCAGACCGCCGGCCTTTCCGACGTGATCCTCATCAACGCCTCGTCCAGTTCCCGTATCCGGCGAGACATCCGTTTCATGATCATGAACGCGAGAGACGGGTCATCGTGGATCTTCCGGAGGAACATCTTCTTGTCCACGGTGAGCACCCGCACCTCTCCCAGCGGACGGACGGTGGCGGAACGTACATCCTTCTCGAAGAGCGCCATCTCCCCGAAGAAGTCCCCTTCGCCCAGCTCGGCGAGGCGGACCTCCTTCCCA harbors:
- a CDS encoding 3',5'-cyclic-nucleotide phosphodiesterase translates to MRIKVLGASGSEVPGHNCPAFLVDRTFLLDAGTIGLSLNIREEDSLRQILLTHAHFDHIKGIPFLLDNLVIRNTGNTITVMSGKEVIDDLQKNIFNDRIWPDFTRIPSSERPVLKYRPLSPSHPVDLNGYKVFLQKVHHTVPAYGYVIEKGDGKAFAYTGDTGPTDLFWREMSDHDVQCLIVEVSFPNRLEELSLKSGHLTAALLEKEIAKMSPCPPRIFVMHVKPQYLGEIEKEVHALRHNSVELMKEGEIITI
- a CDS encoding cyclic nucleotide-binding domain-containing protein; translation: GKEVRLAELGEGDFFGEMALFEKDVRSATVRPLGEVRVLTVDKKMFLRKIHDDPSLAFMIMKRMSRRIRELDEALMRITSERPAV